In Oscillatoria acuminata PCC 6304, a single window of DNA contains:
- a CDS encoding DUF1565 domain-containing protein, with the protein MLNRIKPVALALFAFSLGGCIFIVNPNEGPVTENPSVERQSPQFPKRTPAFKQILYVDSIQGTDTPSAGEKETQPFRTIAYALTQSFPGTVIQLAPGEYSAETGETFPLKIKAGVTLRGNERQQGEGVVIIGGGDYLSPTWGKQKVTLLPGDRTEIAGITITNPDQSGTGIWVESTNPRIRNSTATKNGREGIFITGTGTPMIENNRIFENGGNGISLTHEAAGEIRDNLIENTGFGLAIGGNSTPLVANNQIQNNIDGLVISHSSRPILRDNVISNNSRDGLVAIGESQPDLGTETVSGKNTFKNNQRYDIHNTAKAPTLKVVGNQLDDTRVIGAEIQLQ; encoded by the coding sequence ATGTTGAATCGAATCAAACCTGTGGCCCTCGCCTTGTTCGCATTCTCTCTAGGTGGCTGTATTTTCATCGTCAACCCCAACGAAGGACCCGTGACAGAAAATCCCTCCGTTGAGAGACAATCTCCACAGTTTCCCAAACGCACTCCGGCATTTAAGCAAATTCTTTATGTAGACTCCATCCAGGGAACCGATACCCCTTCCGCAGGAGAAAAAGAAACCCAACCCTTTCGGACGATCGCCTACGCTTTAACCCAATCCTTTCCCGGGACAGTGATCCAATTAGCACCCGGGGAATATAGTGCAGAAACCGGAGAAACCTTCCCCTTGAAAATCAAAGCGGGGGTGACCCTCAGAGGCAACGAAAGACAACAAGGTGAAGGGGTCGTGATTATCGGGGGTGGGGATTACCTCAGTCCAACCTGGGGGAAACAAAAGGTCACCCTTCTCCCCGGCGATCGCACGGAAATCGCCGGCATCACCATCACTAATCCAGATCAATCAGGAACGGGAATTTGGGTCGAATCCACTAATCCGAGAATTCGCAATAGTACAGCAACAAAAAATGGCCGCGAAGGAATATTTATCACCGGAACCGGAACGCCGATGATTGAGAATAACCGCATCTTTGAAAATGGTGGAAATGGAATTTCTCTCACCCATGAAGCAGCAGGAGAGATTCGAGATAACTTAATCGAAAACACGGGCTTTGGTTTGGCGATCGGCGGAAATTCTACCCCCTTAGTGGCAAATAATCAGATTCAGAATAATATTGATGGGTTGGTGATTTCTCATTCTTCTCGTCCAATTTTGCGAGATAATGTAATTTCCAACAATAGCCGAGATGGATTGGTGGCGATCGGGGAATCTCAGCCAGATTTAGGAACAGAAACCGTTTCCGGAAAGAATACCTTCAAAAACAATCAGCGCTATGACATTCATAACACCGCCAAAGCCCCAACTTTAAAAGTTGTTGGGAACCAGTTAGATGACACTCGGGTGATTGGGGCCGAAATTCAACTCCAATAA
- a CDS encoding S66 peptidase family protein — MFWNRRHFLTLCGLSAIASQIPGTTIATANPPSILKPPRLKVGDTVGLINPSSPIEQEDIDYARKQLAALGLNVKLGTHLLDEYGYLAGQDADRAADVNAMFADRSVQALLTMRGGWGSNRILPLLNYDLIRSNPKIIMGYSDITSLLLAIYARSGIITFHGPVATSVWNPFSVNYVQHLLLDAEPVRMQNPPLTRPQTLTGGTARGQLVGGNLSVLSAMVGSDYLPDWNNKILFVEEIGEDIYRVDRMLTHLKLAGILDKISGFIFAECTRCEAGEGDEPSLTLPQVLSDWIRPLGIPAWYGSAIGHIRDKFTVPVGVEVEIDANQGIIQLLEPAVG, encoded by the coding sequence GTGTTTTGGAATCGCCGTCATTTTCTCACCCTCTGCGGACTGAGTGCGATCGCCTCTCAGATCCCAGGCACGACAATTGCTACTGCCAACCCTCCCTCTATCTTGAAACCTCCTCGCCTAAAAGTCGGGGATACGGTGGGTTTGATTAACCCTTCTAGTCCCATTGAACAAGAAGATATCGATTATGCTCGAAAACAATTAGCCGCTTTGGGATTAAATGTCAAGTTAGGAACCCATTTACTCGATGAATACGGCTATCTCGCGGGTCAAGATGCCGATCGCGCTGCGGATGTAAATGCTATGTTTGCCGATCGCTCGGTTCAAGCACTTTTAACCATGCGCGGCGGTTGGGGTTCTAATCGCATTTTGCCCTTATTAAACTATGACCTGATCCGCTCAAACCCCAAAATTATTATGGGCTATAGCGACATTACTTCCTTATTACTGGCAATTTATGCCCGCAGTGGCATTATTACCTTTCATGGTCCCGTTGCCACCTCGGTTTGGAATCCCTTTTCGGTCAATTATGTTCAACACCTGTTGCTGGATGCCGAACCCGTGCGAATGCAAAATCCTCCCCTAACTCGCCCCCAAACCCTCACGGGCGGTACAGCCCGAGGCCAATTAGTGGGCGGAAATTTATCGGTTTTAAGCGCAATGGTCGGGTCAGATTATTTGCCCGATTGGAATAATAAAATTTTGTTTGTAGAAGAAATAGGGGAAGATATTTATCGGGTTGACCGAATGTTAACGCACTTAAAATTAGCAGGCATTCTCGATAAAATTTCAGGATTTATTTTTGCCGAATGTACGCGATGTGAGGCGGGGGAAGGCGATGAACCTTCCTTGACTTTACCCCAGGTATTATCCGATTGGATCCGCCCCTTGGGAATTCCCGCCTGGTATGGGTCAGCCATCGGTCATATTAGGGATAAATTTACGGTCCCTGTGGGAGTTGAAGTGGAAATTGATGCCAACCAAGGGATTATTCAACTGTTAGAACCAGCAGTGGGATGA
- a CDS encoding helix-turn-helix domain-containing protein — protein sequence MNKSVFTEKYTRFRRLLIEIRQSSKLTQVQVAQRLHKPQSFVSKYERGERRLDVVEFLEVAKALEVNPSELLTQLDRPTVEQGSTNMGEF from the coding sequence GTGAATAAGTCAGTTTTTACAGAAAAATATACGCGGTTTCGGCGACTCCTAATCGAGATTCGGCAATCGAGTAAGTTAACCCAGGTGCAAGTGGCTCAACGACTGCATAAACCCCAGTCTTTCGTCTCCAAGTACGAACGGGGGGAACGCCGTTTAGATGTGGTGGAGTTTCTGGAAGTTGCTAAAGCACTGGAGGTTAATCCTTCAGAGTTGCTGACTCAACTGGACCGCCCAACTGTAGAGCAAGGTTCCACAAACAT